A single Salmo trutta chromosome 14, fSalTru1.1, whole genome shotgun sequence DNA region contains:
- the LOC115207762 gene encoding Krueppel-like factor 15, whose product MVSLSSRALVSDNDLYRDSVSLVSLGLVEGEGSEGGSEVGSFTSCYSPEAGDMGARLSFSPGKEEDDEEEGGLLRLYLTPTEGLPDFSPRLPSPFSPTMEDIEEFLREKMELVREGVLFSSEPIEEPAPSPSSSMEQLLSFSGGHSEPGTSNALSPPTPQTPNTPHTPSPSPLTPSVLLGAPLVLQVQSLPLAQPHPQTGSPPGASSGLRLAHLVLGLHGGQNVTLLASQVPSTSATLLSITSTDAPDQKYVKIAPLPITVRVAGGLVGATVVGGHSGGVVVKAVPPPMGNRPPPKEMLRVHKCSHPGCEKMYTKSSHLKAHFRRHTGEKPYTCSWPDCVWRFSRSDELSRHRRSHSGVKPYECSLCEKKFARSDHLSKHTKVHRSPRPGRIVRTTI is encoded by the exons ATGGTGTCGTTAAGCAGCAGAGCGCTGGTCTCTGATAATGACCTCTATAGGGACAGTGTTAGCCTGGTCTCCCTGGGGCTTGTAGAGGGAGAGGGCAGCGAGGGGGGGAGCGAGGTGGGTAGCTTTACTTCCTGTTACAGCCCCGAGGCCGGGGACATGGGGGCTCGACTCAGCTTCAGCCCTGGAAAGGAGGAGGATGACGAAGAGGAAGGGGGCCTGCTCCGACTCTATCTGACCCCCACAGAGGGTCTGCCTGACTTCAGCCCCCGCCTGCCCTCACCCTTCTCTCCCACCATGGAGGACATCGAGGAGTTCCTCAGGGAGAAGAtggagctggtgagagagggGGTTCTCTTCTCTAGTGAACCCATAGAGGAGCCAGCTCCCTCCCCTTCCAGCTCCATGGAACAACTCCTCTCCTTCTCAGGGGGACACAGTGAGCCAGGGACCAGCAATGCCCTGTCACCCCCCACCCCACAAACCCCCAACACCCCTCACACCCCAAGCccatcccccctcaccccctcagTGCTCCTGGGAGCACCCCTGGTTTTACAGGTCCAGTCCTTGCCTCTGGCCCAGCCTCACCCCCAGACAGGCTCTCCTCCTGGTGCATCCAGTGGGCTGAGATTGGCCCACCTAGTTCTAGGACTCCACGGAGGGCAGAACGTTACCCTGCTGGCCTCACAGGTGCCCTCCACCTCAGCCACTCTTCTCAGCATAACCAGCACGGACGCTCCAGACCAGAAGTATGTGAAGATTGCCCCTCTACCGATCACTGTGAGGGTTGCCGGGGGGCTTGTTGGGGCAACAGTCGTTGGGGGTCACAGTGGAGGGGTTGTGGTCAAAGCTGTGCCCCCCCCTATGGGGAACAGACCCCCTCCTAAAGAGATGCTGAGGGTACACAAATGTTCTCACCCGGGCTGTGAGAAGATGTACACCAAGAGCAGCCATCTGAAGGCCCACTTCCGCAGACACACCGGAGAGAAGCCCTACACCTGCAGCTGGCCTGACTGTGTCTGGAG GTTCTCTCGTTCTGATGAGCTGTCTCGTCACCGGCGCTCCCACTCTGGGGTCAAGCCCTACGAGTGCTCTCTGTGTGAGAAGAAGTTTGCCCGCAGTGACCACCTCTCCAAACACACTAAGGTGCACCGCAGCCCCCGGCCTGGCAGAATCGTCAGAACTACCATCTGA
- the LOC115207760 gene encoding solute carrier family 45 member 3 isoform X1 produces the protein MQGRVCQLLLVNALTCGLEVCMAAGTFYIPPLLLQAGMEERYMTMVLGVGPVLGLIFVPMIGSYSDSWRGRFGRRRPFIWLLCVGVLLGLQVLPQASHLAALLYPQHPRWLEGVLLAGAACLLEFSGQACFTPLEALISDQFPGEEESRRAFSVYSLMISLGGCLGYLLPALDWSHAPTAAYLGGQEAFIYALITLIFLTCLLSTVFISEDRWTGGERTRKCVSVSSTLSPSHWRSRYCAHPLLSRTQCVRMAVGWCVSLCVTALPRAYGVCMSLPAVIRRLFVAELFSWMALMSFMLFYTDFMGVGLYRGVPNATPGTQERLRYDEGVRMASVGLFLQCLISVVCSILMERWMVLLGARAVYVSSVILLALATAVMSFSKSVVMVTVMAAATGYTFCVLQVLPYTLLCLYHSDKRVFFSSSNSRPSHQGESDDHTHSKPLLPPDHGKTLLLTSASPHVSLPLEREGEAVPLPQRGMCLDMAILDSAYLLSQVLPALCLGSIVQQSHSVSAYMASACFLSLLSLLCSTGVVFTRSDLHRVKG, from the exons ATGCAGGGCCGTGTGTGTCAGCTGTTGCTGGTGAATGCTTTAACCTGTGGTTTGGAGGTGTGTATGGCTGCAGGGACCTTCTACATCCCCCCTCTACTACTGCAGGCTGGCATGGAGGAACGCTACATGACCATGGTGCTGG gagTCGGGCCGGTTCTGGGTTTGATCTTCGTGCCCATGATCGGTTCGTATAGTGACTCGTGGCGTGGTCGTTTTGGTCGGCGCCGGCCATTCATCTGGCTCCTATGTGTGGGGGTTCTGCTGGGCCTGCAGGTCTTGCCCCAGGCTTCTCACCTAGCTGCCCTGCTCTATCCACAGCACCCCCGATGGCTGGAGGGGGTACTGCTGGCGGGGGCAGCCTGTCTGCTGGAGTTCTCAGGACAG GCCTGTTTCACACCGCTGGAAGCGCTGATCTCAGACCAGTtccctggagaggaggagagcagaagAGCCTTTTCTGTCTACTCACTGATGATCAGCCTGGGAGGATGCCTTGG GTATCTGCTCCCAGCCCTGGACTGGAGCCATGCCCCCACAGCAGCCTACCTAGGTGGCCAGGAGGCCTTTATCTACGCGTTGATCACCCTCATCTTCCTCACCTGCCTCCTCAGCACAGTCTTCATCTCAGAAGACAGatggactggaggagagagaaccAGGAAGTGCGTTAGCGTTAGTTCCACCCTGAGCCCTTCCCATTGGAGGAGCCGATACTGTGCACACCCCTTGCTGTCTCGGACCCAGTGTGTACGGATGGCTGTGGGGTGGTGTGTGTCGCTGTGCGTGACGGCACTGCCACGTGCGTATGGTGTGTGTATGAGCTTGCCGGCAGTGATACGGCGACTGTTTGTAGCTGAGCTGTTCAGCTGGATGGCTCTGATGAGCTTCATGCTGTTCTACACAGACTTTATGGGAGTGGGGCTGTACCGTGGAGTACCCAACGCTACTCCTGGAACACAGGAGAGACTACGATACGATGAAG GTGTACGCATGGCGAGTGTGGGTCTGTTTCTGCAGTGCCTGATCTCAGTGGTCTGCTCCATCCTGATGGAGCGCTGGATGGTGTTGCTAGGCGCCCGGGCTGTTTACGTTAGCAGTGTGATCCTGCTAGCGTTAGCTACAGCTGTGATGAGCTTCTCAAAGAGTGTAGTGATGGTCACCGTCATGGCCGCAGCTACTGGATATACCTTCTGTGTGCTGCAGGTCCTGCCCTACACCCTGCTGTGTCTGTACCACTCTGACAAACGG gtctttTTCTCCAGCTCCAACTCCAGACCTTCTCACCAAGGAGAAAGTGATGACCACACCCACTCAAAGCCCCTCCTTCCCCCCGACCATGGCAAGACCCTGCTTCTCACCTCTGCCTCCCCCCATGTGTCTCTgcccctggagagagagggagaggccgtACCCCTGCCTCAAAGAGGGATGTGTCTGGACATGGCTATCCTGGACAGTGCCTACCTGCTCTCCCAG GTGCTGCCTGCTCTGTGTCTGGGCTCCATAGTGCAGCAATCCCACAGCGTCAGTGCCTATATGGCCTCCGCTTGCTTCCTCAGCCTCCTGTCCCTGCTCTGCTCCACCGGGGTTGTCTTCACACGCAGCGACCTCCACAGGGTCAAAGGGTGA
- the LOC115207760 gene encoding solute carrier family 45 member 3 isoform X2, with the protein MQGRVCQLLLVNALTCGLEVCMAAGTFYIPPLLLQAGMEERYMTMVLGVGPVLGLIFVPMIGSYSDSWRGRFGRRRPFIWLLCVGVLLGLQVLPQASHLAALLYPQHPRWLEGVLLAGAACLLEFSGQACFTPLEALISDQFPGEEESRRAFSVYSLMISLGGCLGYLLPALDWSHAPTAAYLGGQEAFIYALITLIFLTCLLSTVFISEDRWTGGERTRKCVSVSSTLSPSHWRSRYCAHPLLSRTQCVRMAVGWCVSLCVTALPRAYGVCMSLPAVIRRLFVAELFSWMALMSFMLFYTDFMGVGLYRGVPNATPGTQERLRYDEGVRMASVGLFLQCLISVVCSILMERWMVLLGARAVYVSSVILLALATAVMSFSKSVVMVTVMAAATGYTFCVLQVLPYTLLCLYHSDKRVRHTHITTPASRGAVGRAGQMGERPGTRPAEPPHTGARSFSPAPTPDLLTKEKVMTTPTQSPSFPPTMARPCFSPLPPPMCLCPWRERERPYPCLKEGCVWTWLSWTVPTCSPRCCLLCVWAP; encoded by the exons ATGCAGGGCCGTGTGTGTCAGCTGTTGCTGGTGAATGCTTTAACCTGTGGTTTGGAGGTGTGTATGGCTGCAGGGACCTTCTACATCCCCCCTCTACTACTGCAGGCTGGCATGGAGGAACGCTACATGACCATGGTGCTGG gagTCGGGCCGGTTCTGGGTTTGATCTTCGTGCCCATGATCGGTTCGTATAGTGACTCGTGGCGTGGTCGTTTTGGTCGGCGCCGGCCATTCATCTGGCTCCTATGTGTGGGGGTTCTGCTGGGCCTGCAGGTCTTGCCCCAGGCTTCTCACCTAGCTGCCCTGCTCTATCCACAGCACCCCCGATGGCTGGAGGGGGTACTGCTGGCGGGGGCAGCCTGTCTGCTGGAGTTCTCAGGACAG GCCTGTTTCACACCGCTGGAAGCGCTGATCTCAGACCAGTtccctggagaggaggagagcagaagAGCCTTTTCTGTCTACTCACTGATGATCAGCCTGGGAGGATGCCTTGG GTATCTGCTCCCAGCCCTGGACTGGAGCCATGCCCCCACAGCAGCCTACCTAGGTGGCCAGGAGGCCTTTATCTACGCGTTGATCACCCTCATCTTCCTCACCTGCCTCCTCAGCACAGTCTTCATCTCAGAAGACAGatggactggaggagagagaaccAGGAAGTGCGTTAGCGTTAGTTCCACCCTGAGCCCTTCCCATTGGAGGAGCCGATACTGTGCACACCCCTTGCTGTCTCGGACCCAGTGTGTACGGATGGCTGTGGGGTGGTGTGTGTCGCTGTGCGTGACGGCACTGCCACGTGCGTATGGTGTGTGTATGAGCTTGCCGGCAGTGATACGGCGACTGTTTGTAGCTGAGCTGTTCAGCTGGATGGCTCTGATGAGCTTCATGCTGTTCTACACAGACTTTATGGGAGTGGGGCTGTACCGTGGAGTACCCAACGCTACTCCTGGAACACAGGAGAGACTACGATACGATGAAG GTGTACGCATGGCGAGTGTGGGTCTGTTTCTGCAGTGCCTGATCTCAGTGGTCTGCTCCATCCTGATGGAGCGCTGGATGGTGTTGCTAGGCGCCCGGGCTGTTTACGTTAGCAGTGTGATCCTGCTAGCGTTAGCTACAGCTGTGATGAGCTTCTCAAAGAGTGTAGTGATGGTCACCGTCATGGCCGCAGCTACTGGATATACCTTCTGTGTGCTGCAGGTCCTGCCCTACACCCTGCTGTGTCTGTACCACTCTGACAAACGGGTAAGACATACacatattaccactccagccagCAGGGGCGCTGTGGGTAGGGCAGGGCAGATGGGTGAGAGGCCTGGGACAAGACCTGCAGAACCCCCACACACGGGAGCCAG gtctttTTCTCCAGCTCCAACTCCAGACCTTCTCACCAAGGAGAAAGTGATGACCACACCCACTCAAAGCCCCTCCTTCCCCCCGACCATGGCAAGACCCTGCTTCTCACCTCTGCCTCCCCCCATGTGTCTCTgcccctggagagagagggagaggccgtACCCCTGCCTCAAAGAGGGATGTGTCTGGACATGGCTATCCTGGACAGTGCCTACCTGCTCTCCCAG GTGCTGCCTGCTCTGTGTCTGGGCTCCATAG